In a genomic window of Passer domesticus isolate bPasDom1 chromosome 3, bPasDom1.hap1, whole genome shotgun sequence:
- the NT5E gene encoding 5'-nucleotidase, whose amino-acid sequence MRQSRQPGRPPRALLAPAQQTRSTCGARAWRRGGLGRGLPGAARSPRRVPGGSPAPRPAAPRPGPPRRAQPARARCCGAARSPRGMAGLCLCLWLCLCTAAAELRLTLLHTNDVHGRVEAQGGGPRRCAAGAPGCFGGVARRAARVAAERAAHRNVLLLDAGDQYQGTVWFSRFKGREAVHFMNLLRYDAMALGNHEFDEGVSGLLDPLLKNANFTVLSANIKGKTPLGNEMMKYVHPFKIVHFDSESVGIVGYTTKETSFLSQPGDDVTFEDEIEALQLQVNKLTAMGVNKIIALGHSGFTVDKNIAQKVKGVDVVIGGHTNTFLYTGTPPSTEQPEGPYPFMVDSDDGRKVPVVQAYAYGKYLGYLNVTFDKKGNVVEAVGNPILLDSSFPEDEHIKEEVEKWRENLGNYSEEIGKTSVYLNGTSQACRFHECNMGNLLCDAMLYENVRHPGKKTWNHVSMCILNGGGIRSPIDEQSTNGSITMEDLLSVLPFGGRFDMVTLKGSTLKEAFEHSVRRYGVGSGELLQVGGIHVVYDLSRAPGSRVVSLEVLCTACRVPAYVPLQMDEIYNVTLPSYLLFGGDDYSMLKDKNLGYSKGEPDIEVVSRYLQRMKRVYPAVEGRIKFSSGSLIEASLTLISMLFTVTFLHT is encoded by the exons ATGAGGCAGAGCCGGCAGCCCGGGCGGCCGCCCCGAGCGCTGCTCGCCCCCGCCCAGCAGACGCGGAGCACCTGCGGGGCCCGTGCCTGGCGGCGGGGCGGTCTCGGCCGGGGGCTGCCCGGGGCGGCGCGCAGCCCGCGCCGTGTCCCCGGAGGCTCGCCcgctccccgccccgccgcgccgcggcCCGGCCCTCCTCGCCGGGCGCAGCCGGCCCGTGCGCGGTGCTGCGGAGCGGCGCGCAGCCCCCGCGGGATGGCGGggctctgcctgtgcctgtggctgtgcctgtgcaCGGCGGCGGCGGAGCTGCGGCTGACCCTGCTGCACACCAACGACGTGCACGGGCGGGTGGAGGCGCAGGGCGGGGGCCCGCGGCGCTGCGCGGCCGGAGCGCCGGGATGCTTCGGCGGCGTGGCGCGGAGAGCGGCGCGGGTGGCGGCGGAGCGGGCCGCGCACCGCAACGTGCTGCTGCTGGACGCCGGGGACCAGTACCAGGGCACCGTGTGGTTCTCCCGCTTCAAGGGCCGGGAGGCGGTCCACTTCATGAACCTCCTGCGCTACGATGCCATG GCTTTGGGTAACCATGAGTTTGATGAAGGTGTGAGTGGATTATTGGATCCTCttcttaaaaatgcaaattttacaGTCCTGAGTGCAAATATTAAAGGGAAAACTCCATTAGGAAACGAAATGATGAAATATGTTCATCCTTTTAAAATAGTTCATTTTGACTCAGAATCAGTTGGAATTGTTGGCTACACTACAAAGGAAACTTCTTTTCTTTCACAGCCAG gGGATGATGTAACTTTTGAAGATGAAATTGAAGCATTGCAACTGCAAGTGAATAAACTTACTGCTATGGGAGTGAACAAAATAATTGCACTAGGACATTCTGGTTTTACTGTGGACAAAAATATTGCTCAAAAAGTGAAAGGAGTGGATGTTGTGATTGGAGGACATACAAACACATTTCTCTATACAG GCACCCCACCCTCCACTGAACAGCCAGAGGGCCCATATCCATTCATGGTTGACTCAGATGATGGGAGGAAGGTGCCAGTTGTACAAGCTTATGCTTATGGAAAATATCTTGGTTACTTAAATGTTACATTTGACAAGAAAGGAAATGTAGTTGAAGCAGTTGGAAACCCCATTCTGCTGGACAGCAGCTTTCCTGAAG ACGAGCACATTAAGGAAGAAGTGGAAAAATGGAGAGAAAACCTGGGGAATTATTCAGAAGAGATTGGAAAAACTAGTGTTTACCTGAATGGTACAAGCCAAGCATGCCGTTTCCACGAATGTAACATGGGAAATTTGCTTTGTGATGCTATG CTTTATGAGAATGTCAGGCATCCGGGTAAGAAGACGTGGAACCACGTTTCAATGTGCATCCTGAACGGAGGTGGGATACGGTCACCCATTGATGAGCAGAGCACTAATG gTAGCATTACCATGGAAGATTTGCTGTCTGTTCTGCCATTTGGAGGTCGCTTTGATATGGTGACATTAAAAGGCTCCACACTGAAAGAAGCTTTTGAGCACAGTGTGAGGAGATATGGAGTAGGAAgtggagagctgctgcaggttggag GCATCCACGTGGTCTATGATCTCTCCAGAGCCCCAGGAAGCAGAGTTGTGAGCTTAGAAGTGCTTTGCACAGCGTGCCGAGTCCCAGCCTATGTCCCACTCCAGATGGATGAAATATACAATGTGACTCTGCCCTCCTACCTGTTATTTGGAGGAGATGACTACAGTATgctgaaagacaaaaatctgGGATACAGTAAAG GTGAACCTGACATTGAGGTTGTTTCCCGCTACCTCCAGAGAATGAAGAGAGTTTACCCAGCAGTTGAAGGTCgaataaaattttcttctggAAGTCTTATTGAAGCAAGTCTCACCCTGATCTCCATGCTGTTCACTGTAACATTCTTGCACActtga